From the Cryptomeria japonica chromosome 2, Sugi_1.0, whole genome shotgun sequence genome, one window contains:
- the LOC131868711 gene encoding uncharacterized protein LOC131868711: MCALHEILCFPNYSEIIQQEVVELDELFKNLSIPAVVCGVLEYIPWLQKRIEILALKRDELLAIRKFSQRSNDGLRNEANFEQHLEQNYGVLFDVRVNMSAMATTEEVVITVESPPFVFSDLLVLFMQENLDLLNTSMLKIF; the protein is encoded by the exons ATGTGTGCTTTGCATGAAATTCTCTGTTTTCCCAATTACTCTGAAATCATCCAACAGGAAGTTGTTGAATTAGATGAGTTGTTT aagaatttgagcattcctgCTGTTGTATGCGGAGTCCTAGAATATATTCCCTGGTTGCAGAAGAGAATTGAGATCCTTGCCCTAAAAAGAGATGAACTTTTAGCGATCAGAAAATTTTCCCAAAGATCAAATGATGGGCTGCGGAATGAGGCAAATTTTGAACAGCATTTGGAGCAAAACTATGGAGTTTTATTTGATGTGAGAGTAAATATGAGTGCAATGGCGACGACAGAAGAGGTGGTGATCACAGTAGAATCTCCGCCATTTGTGTTTTCTGATTTACTGGTGTTGTTCATGCAAGAGAATTTGGATTTGTTGAACACTTCTATGTTAAAGATATTTTAA